The Synergistaceae bacterium DNA window AATTAAAGCCTTGTCCATTTTGCGGGAGTGAACTTGTATCTTACTCAAAAGGCAATGTGAAAGCTCCATTTTATTTTTTCAAATGCTGTAATTCTGAATGCGGAGCAATAGTAAGTTTTGATAACATTCACTGTAATTTTAGGCCTGAACTGGCTATAGAGTTATGGAACACTCGCGCAGAGGTGAAATCATGAGGCAGGAGAATAAATCATGAGTAAAGAATTATTACCATGTCCATTTTGCGGCAATAGTGCCATATTGTATGAATTTGGCGATAATACATATAGTGTGCGATGTGATAGGAGTCATTGCAAAATATCGCCGAGAAGCAATAGATTTGATTCTCTTGATAAAGCAATCGACGCATGGAATACCCGCGCAAATATTCAGGAGGCTTAAATTATGCGATATAAATTATTTTATTCGGGAATTTATATCATGATAGCCCTTAATGAGTACAGAAAAAATAATTATCTTTGTGTGATATTCTGTTTATTAATCGCATTGAGTTATATTCTTAACGAGTTCTTTTAGGAGTGAGAAAAAATGCGCCGGTCTGTAAAAAGTTTTTATGAAGCCTTGAATCGAGTAACGGATTTAATAGAGATAATAATCACGTTTCATCCTCAGGGATTTAATTTATTGCTTGGAGAAGTCAGAGAGCCTACATCGCGCGAGATTCACGAGTTATTGAATGCAGGCCGAAGCAAATTGCCAGATGATTTTGTGCCTACGATGCCTAATTTAGAGACAGAAGCCGAGCGCATAGTTTTTGACCGAGAATATTTTGACAAGTCAGTAGACATGGCAGGAGGCTGGCCTCATATACACTTAGTGTCGCGAGAGTTCAAAGACGCAGATTCCCGTATATGGTCAGTAGTCATGGATCATGTGAAATTTGTCGGGAATTCAGCCTCAAGATACACGTCAAAATTAGGTTATGTCTCAGCGCGGTATAATTTGTCGCCGAACACAGTGATGAAATATCGTCGTGAATTTGCTGTAAAGCTGGCTCATATGATATTAATGCCGCCAAGTGAAGGAGATGATTTTTACTTATTACCCGGATAATGTATAATAACAAACATTCACAAATTTTAATTATTAGGAGGTAGGCAGATGCTCTTAGATAAAAGTTATAAAGTTAGTGCTTTTGGGGACTTCTCTGATATTGATCCTACACAAGAAAATATGGAATACATGTTAGAGCAATTCGGAAAAAGAGGTTTATTACCTTCAATATTCCAAGAGATTGTTACTCCTAATAATAGACTTCCTTTACCTGTACAAAGAATAGCATTAATTTCAAATGATAGTACAAAACAAGTTGTAATTGCGTCTAATCGCGTAGATTTTATTTTACAAGTAAATTCTGATAAAAAA harbors:
- a CDS encoding Lar family restriction alleviation protein; this translates as MSKELLPCPFCGNSAILYEFGDNTYSVRCDRSHCKISPRSNRFDSLDKAIDAWNTRANIQEA
- a CDS encoding Lar family restriction alleviation protein → MSEKLKPCPFCGSELVSYSKGNVKAPFYFFKCCNSECGAIVSFDNIHCNFRPELAIELWNTRAEVKS